A stretch of DNA from Myxococcota bacterium:
CTCAACACTTCCTTGAAAATCGGCTTCAACCATATCATTTACTACCCATTGATGGTACATAGGATTATTAATGGCAGATTCTAAGAGTTGAACCAAATCTGGTCTCTCAAATTCAATCTCGGCGTGCGCTAAGGCTGCAAAGAAACAGTTATTATCTACTCCCGACGTTGGTACAATTTGATAACTTTGGTCACCAACGGTAACCTGGTTCACTCCAAATTCTGTCCCCAAAGATTGAATTCTAGCTTGCGCTAAGGCCGCAAAGAAACTGTCATCGCTTTGGTCGCCGATGGCAATCTGGTTCACTCCAAATTCTGTCCCAAAAGTATGGTAGCTCATCAACTGTCGAATCGTGTCAATTACAAGAGTAGCAACATCCGACACTGAAAAAGAGCCTGCTGGTTTTGGCATTGCCCAACTAAAAGAACTCAATAAAAACAACGCAAAAAATAACTTCATTGATTCCAATTAAATAATCTGTTTAAATAGTCAACCAAGTCAGGTACTTAAAATTAAAACGATGCCTTGCTATTCCCACCAACATAAAAACTCTAAATTTTGATATATTTAATCTATGCGCTATTTTCTATTAATTGTGTCTTTTTCGGCATTAAGCGCTCATTTCGATCCGGCGGCACTCGAGCACAATGCTGAAATTCTAGGATATGGCTATAAAACCAGCAATTTGCTTGAATTAGACCGTCTCTTAAAGGCCGAGCCCTACATTAAAGTTCCTGAATTTGTTGGCATCCCGGGTCCCGTAATTCAAAAGCTTTTGGCTCAGACAGGTCTTAACCTGGGAAAATCTTGGTCGCAAATCATTGCCGGCCAAGGCATTGGGAGTCAGACATTGGGACAAGCCTTGCAAACCAAGGTTTTGCCCGGTTCTTTTCTCGCTTCTTCTTTAGAGATAGCTGAGCAGATTAAATCGCGCTTTAAGAAGCTTTCTCATGCTCCTTCGCCTGAACTTCAAGCTTTTTTGGCACGGGCCAGGGCTAACAATTGGCGTTTAATGGTTCGAAGCACGGGTAAAGAAGATACAGATAAACTGGCAAACGCAGGCGGTAATTTAAGTGTGGGTAATGTGCCTCCAGAGCACGAGGCCGTTGTCAAAGCGATCGGGCAAGTCATCGCTTCCTATTTTGAGGAAAAATCTCTTTCGCAGCGCCTGAGTGCTGGTGATCAAACGCTTTTTGACCTGCCGCTGACACCGGTTTTAATCCAGCGCATGATTGGCGAAGAGCTTAATGGCGCGAGCGACCCAGCTAAAATCCCCGTAGGTTGCGTGCTCTATACTCAGGAAAGCGCCGCTAAAATCGCTGAAATTTACACGTTGCAATGCGCCTTCGGCCACAATGAAGGTGTTGTCGAAAGTCTTGTACCTTTGGATACTTACTACATACAGCCAGCCGGCCAAATTCAAAGCGTGATTAAACGAAAAACCAAGCGCATGGTGCCCATGCTTGAGCATGGGGTGTTTGGTCTTGAAGAACAAAAAAACCCTGAGTCAATTCAAACCAGGCCTGCTCTAGGTCAAGCTGCCATCCAGCTGGTAGCGAAAGCAGGCAAACGGATCGACGGCTACTATCGAAAACGTATGGACATTGAGCTGGTTTACGAACCCTGGTCAAAGAAACTTTATATCGTTCAAGCTCGGCCGCTGGTCATCCCACAGTCTACCCAAGAACCTAGCTATCTGACTGAAGTAACATCTTTCACTAAAGACGAGGTGTTGCGTATCACCAGCATTAGCCCTGGTGATAGCGCGGTACTTCGGGTTAACCGCCCAGAAGAAATTTTGAGCGCTCGCACCCTTGAGGACGCATTGCATCGCTATACGGGTTCAGGTCTCGATCGAACCAGCCTTAAGACGGTGATTGTCCAAGATCAGGCTGATCCAACCAGCCATGCTGCTGCGGTGTTTCGCGGTGATTCCAAGACAATTTTTGTGACCGATGATTTAGCAAGTCTCGAAGCTTGGCTCAAAGAAAAACCCCTTAATATTATGATCGATAGTCAACGCGGGTTAATTTTAAACATCAAAGCCCAAAGTTGGGCCACTGATGACGCGAGGGCCTTATTCGAAAAGCGCATCTTAAAATCAGGCTGGCTTAGTTACCCTCTGCCGTTTCGTGTCAGCGTGGGTGCGCATCAACCCGAATACTGCCTAGCACCGCAAATGCGTGCCGAAACCTTTTTCGGCGAAATCACTTGTTTAACAAGCCGCCTCGAAAAAGAAGTACGAGAATTAAACCGATTCACCGAACTCATGCGCGCCCGGGCCCATTGCGATTTAAGTGAACCTGGCTGCTTAGAGCAGCAGGCCCTTGCTAGCCAGCTGTTGCCGAGGTTAGAAGATTTGAACACGCATGCTCATGAACTGATGGGCCAGATCAGGGCCGATCCAAACCATGACTTGCCCGAACTCCTGGCACTATTTCCCAAACGCTTCTTAGAAACTCTCGTGAGCCAACCACAAAGGCCAAGCCTTGCGCTGCCTTCTTACTTGGAAATCATCCAAACTGAATATGATGAGGGAACCCACTTTATCCAAGATAATTTAAAACCGTTAATTGAAACGCAGATTCTGAGCGAGCGCATTTTAAGAGACCCAGAGCTATTCAAAATGGCCCAGTTAGGCGAGAAAGCCTCTCTAACGGAAAAAACCAGCCAGCGTTTTATGCGCTTCGTGGACCAAATACCTGATTTAGAAAAACCAAAACTTTTGGAACTAATCACGGCCTTCGACAATTTGGGTATCTTGCCCATGTGGCTCAACGGCCAATTTATGTCAGTGGCCAAAACCGTCGACGCGCAGGAAATTCGGCGCCCCTACGATTGGCCACTGCTAAAGCCAGACTATGGTTTCTCTGCCCCGAGCGGCTCCAAACTTCTTGCTGAATTCCACGCAGCCTATCAAAGCTCGAAAGCTTACCTGCAGACCCTTGAAGATAAAAAGGCAGAACTTGCAAGTTATGACTTGTCTATTTGGAGCAACCCAAAAAACTTTGAAAAAGCGCGTCAGGATTTCAAGAAGAAATTCGAGAACTATTTTATCAGCTCACATTTCCTAGGTTTCAAAAATGACCTTCAAATCATGGCTGCCACCAGTATCATGGAACAGTATGTCGAACTGTTTGATAACTCGATAAAAACACTCAAATCGACCCCAAATCCCAGCGTTAAGAATTTCAAGACCCGCATCGAAGACTATCTAGACCTATTGAAAGCGTGGGGGCCCGCTGCTCCTCAGGAATACGTGAAATATTTTCCGCAATGGGATCTACAGCGATATTTGAAACAAGTCGACGAACTACTATCAGCAAAGAAAGACCTAGAAGCAACAGAGTTGCAGCCTTCTCAGATGTTCAGTGTGGCCGCTGCAGCAATAGGCGCTGCAACCGCGTTTGAGAGACATTTCCCCGTCAACTTAGAAGATTTTTTCACGCTCGTTCACCAGTCCCTGAATACCTTCATGGGTGCCTGGAACACCAAAGCCCTTGGCGATTTGATAACTCCAGACAATTTTGGGCATACCTGGCGTCAATTACAGGATCCACAATTTCCAGTCTTCTTAACTGGCGTGCGTGTTGGCAACGGGCAGCTTAACTACTCAATTAATATGCCCCTTCGAAATCACAGCGCCAAGTTTAGACTTAGTTATCAACGTGCCAACAATAGCGTCGATTTCACGGTTCACTTCCTAGGACCTGCAAGAGACCGCTGGGATATGATTCGTGATTACACCCTGCTGCAATGTGAAGAAAGCAGGATCGCCATTTCAAATATTGTCCAAAATGACTCCGAACTGGAGTTCACCCTTGATTCAGTGAATCTTAACTCGACCATGCCCATTGATTCATTTAAAAACGTGGTCGCTGAAATTGCCAACGAACAACGTTTCCCCCCTGCCGTGTTGAATAACATTACTCAAAAATTACCCGGACAGGCTTTAGCCGACTGGGTTTTGAAACATGAAGCATTTGGCATAGCAAACGCGTTGTACCCAGAGAGCCTTGTGCAAGAGACGGCTCTGCAACTGGCAGCAAAGGGCGCAAATAGTTTGGAAGTGACCAAGCAAACTGCCGCCATCTCTCTCATGGCTAGAGTCACCCGCAATAAAGCTGGCATTCCAGAAGCTCTGGCGTTGTTAAGTAAATTATCGAAAGTTCCTAATATTTCGATTCAAATGGCATTATCTGAGTTAACCGACAGTCTGGTTCGCGAGGAGGTTGGTTTTAAGGAAATTGCTCAGATCGCCGAAGAGAACTTATACCGCCCTGAATCCGTGCTAAAAGCAGTAGCTCTCGTATATTATTCGCAAATTATAACCCAAGAGCAGTACAGGGCCACTGCTTTAATAGCAGCGGAAGAAGCACGCACATATCCAGACACACTTGTTAAACTCGCGGGTCTCGAACTGTTGTCCAGGTTAATAAGATTTGATTTGGGAATTGAGTCTGCTTTTGAGTTAGCAAAACAAGAAATTTTAAGTCCTGACCCGAATATTCAAAGGAGCGTAATAGCGATCCTGACAGCCTTGTTGAATAAAGGCCTTAAGGTAGAGCCTATCCAACTATTAGCAAGAGAACTGACTCAAAGCAAATCTCCTCTTGCACAAGCAAAGGGGCTAAGCTTGTTCGGGCCGTTAGTTGGAAGACAGATTGGCGTAGAGGAAGCAAAGGCAGCTATCGAGCAGGCTGCCTCTAGCGACTCACCCGAAGTTCTTCAGACTATTGGCAGTATTCTCATGAATTTTCAAATTGGAAACTCTGATAATGAGTGGGCACTAAAAACAATTCAGAAACTTGCCAACA
This window harbors:
- a CDS encoding PEP/pyruvate-binding domain-containing protein — protein: MRYFLLIVSFSALSAHFDPAALEHNAEILGYGYKTSNLLELDRLLKAEPYIKVPEFVGIPGPVIQKLLAQTGLNLGKSWSQIIAGQGIGSQTLGQALQTKVLPGSFLASSLEIAEQIKSRFKKLSHAPSPELQAFLARARANNWRLMVRSTGKEDTDKLANAGGNLSVGNVPPEHEAVVKAIGQVIASYFEEKSLSQRLSAGDQTLFDLPLTPVLIQRMIGEELNGASDPAKIPVGCVLYTQESAAKIAEIYTLQCAFGHNEGVVESLVPLDTYYIQPAGQIQSVIKRKTKRMVPMLEHGVFGLEEQKNPESIQTRPALGQAAIQLVAKAGKRIDGYYRKRMDIELVYEPWSKKLYIVQARPLVIPQSTQEPSYLTEVTSFTKDEVLRITSISPGDSAVLRVNRPEEILSARTLEDALHRYTGSGLDRTSLKTVIVQDQADPTSHAAAVFRGDSKTIFVTDDLASLEAWLKEKPLNIMIDSQRGLILNIKAQSWATDDARALFEKRILKSGWLSYPLPFRVSVGAHQPEYCLAPQMRAETFFGEITCLTSRLEKEVRELNRFTELMRARAHCDLSEPGCLEQQALASQLLPRLEDLNTHAHELMGQIRADPNHDLPELLALFPKRFLETLVSQPQRPSLALPSYLEIIQTEYDEGTHFIQDNLKPLIETQILSERILRDPELFKMAQLGEKASLTEKTSQRFMRFVDQIPDLEKPKLLELITAFDNLGILPMWLNGQFMSVAKTVDAQEIRRPYDWPLLKPDYGFSAPSGSKLLAEFHAAYQSSKAYLQTLEDKKAELASYDLSIWSNPKNFEKARQDFKKKFENYFISSHFLGFKNDLQIMAATSIMEQYVELFDNSIKTLKSTPNPSVKNFKTRIEDYLDLLKAWGPAAPQEYVKYFPQWDLQRYLKQVDELLSAKKDLEATELQPSQMFSVAAAAIGAATAFERHFPVNLEDFFTLVHQSLNTFMGAWNTKALGDLITPDNFGHTWRQLQDPQFPVFLTGVRVGNGQLNYSINMPLRNHSAKFRLSYQRANNSVDFTVHFLGPARDRWDMIRDYTLLQCEESRIAISNIVQNDSELEFTLDSVNLNSTMPIDSFKNVVAEIANEQRFPPAVLNNITQKLPGQALADWVLKHEAFGIANALYPESLVQETALQLAAKGANSLEVTKQTAAISLMARVTRNKAGIPEALALLSKLSKVPNISIQMALSELTDSLVREEVGFKEIAQIAEENLYRPESVLKAVALVYYSQIITQEQYRATALIAAEEARTYPDTLVKLAGLELLSRLIRFDLGIESAFELAKQEILSPDPNIQRSVIAILTALLNKGLKVEPIQLLARELTQSKSPLAQAKGLSLFGPLVGRQIGVEEAKAAIEQAASSDSPEVLQTIGSILMNFQIGNSDNEWALKTIQKLANSSSDEGFNVAVNAMNNLLSKNIGTDFGSQLVKRALDRPSANSQAGGLRLLSSLVRKKLNIQEALQAIGQLEHSPSANVQLARTDLIEVLASEGYALNEAAKVAMAQINSTNPTSQGKGLSLLGTLVHRDKSISEALQAINKLKSSTDPYVRSQCTYLLSVLVSQGHALEEVLKIAVQWANSIDPNAQTNGLNLMSDLVQKDLAISEALKALHNLTDSPVGHVQRARLQLISILTSKNQVLQNAFEGATKTAMSLVNSVNPGSQDEGLRLLAELVRQDQAIPEALQAFKQLENASDTNVRSSRSQLLNSIISKGYASDEAPKLAMDWVNDSNPSIQANGLSLFTSLVQKDLAIPEALQAARHLESSTSSHVLYALSSLLDALLSKGKGTEEAQKIALDWVNSSDPNAQARGLSVFAKLAGKELSLPEALQAVRKLSNSTDGQVRSNCLSLIQILVPKGEGLNEALLLVEKIWTSGDAYERSSVLHLLVELVNKGAGLEQAPQIVIEAAKTSGIYAITSLLKALVAQKTELETVAAAAKVLWARSDIDKWDRSNILKLFDSLVEQNFGLEDAFEIASEGVKLNVQPIQINAIGVFTNLVKHDYKLNEINTCLEQAILEPEFIPYNLEYLKYELTRKIKDMPKVLK